TTAGTCCGAGGAAGCCAAAAACAGAACGCAGATACGGCTCCACGAAGTTGAAGGAGGCCATCTGTGTCTGCGCATCGTACATGCCACCCGTCGCGATGATGAAGGTCGCCTTCTTCCCTACGATCAAGCCCTTAGGTTTTCCATCCACGTAAGCAAAGGTCTTGCCCCTGCGCGCGATCTGATCGATCCACAGCTTCATCACTGAAGGCACGCCAAAGTTATGCATTGGTACACCGACCACATATTCTTTGGCCTCTTGTAGTTCTGCTAGTAGGGTGTCCGAGAGCGAGAGCACTTCGTTCTGCCGCGGGGTCCGCGCTTCATCTGGCGTGTACATGGCACCAACAAACTCCGCATTGATCGGGGGGATCGCTGAGGCATTGAGATCGCGCTCGATCACCGCTCCGTTCGGGTGAGTATGCTTCCACTGTGCGACAAATGCGCCCGTGAGTTCGCGGGAGACTGACCGGCCGTAGAGGGGGCTGGAATCGATGTGGAGCAAAGTTGACATAAATCTCTCCTGGTGTACAGAGGGTGTCTGAACCGATAGATCTTCGGTTAAGGATCTCTATTATCTTCACGTCAACCTTGGCCGCCCGGAGCGAACATGTATTTGAATGGCTGAAAAGGTATTGTCATTGGCCTTTTTTATCAGGCCCGCAGCGCTATTCTGGGTCCTTGCCTTTCGAGCGTAACCACGGAGCAATGTGATCGACAATCAGCATATCGAAAAACGTCCTACTAGGAACGTTGCGCATTTGCTGCTTGGCGGCCTGTTGGGGGTCTTCGACCTCGCAGCTTGGGGCGGGACGCATCCCACAGCCTCTAGGTGGCCTCTCTCTTAACTCCCTTATTGAGAAAGGATATTTTAGGCGGATCGAACATCATAGCTTGATAATTGATTGATGAGCACCAACCGCCACCGTGTGAAAGCCTCAAGTCAGATTGTCTTGAAATAAAGATCGGATCGAACCGCTATCGGCTTTGACTCATTCTTTCAATCAGATCTGAAATCGCCAAACTAGAAGCTTGGCTGTTTATGGGAGTGAATTGTCAGAAAGCGCTGGGCAGAAGATGAAGTTTCCGTTCGTCTAAACAGAATCTTTTGTCCGCCAGAACTACAGTCGCTCATTACCGGGACGTTGAGATCTTGTAAAGGAGCTGAGCTTTGTTGCCATTAATCGGAGATGAATATGCATAGCCTCACAAGAAGAACGTTCACCAAAAGTGCCGTCGTCG
This Granulicella sibirica DNA region includes the following protein-coding sequences:
- a CDS encoding FMN-dependent NADH-azoreductase, giving the protein MSTLLHIDSSPLYGRSVSRELTGAFVAQWKHTHPNGAVIERDLNASAIPPINAEFVGAMYTPDEARTPRQNEVLSLSDTLLAELQEAKEYVVGVPMHNFGVPSVMKLWIDQIARRGKTFAYVDGKPKGLIVGKKATFIIATGGMYDAQTQMASFNFVEPYLRSVFGFLGLTDATFITAGGTMGLNSGLDRGAFLAPHIQAVQAHVQIA